The following are encoded together in the Drosophila sechellia strain sech25 chromosome 3R, ASM438219v1, whole genome shotgun sequence genome:
- the LOC6613853 gene encoding protein spartin isoform X2: protein MNLCQQIFKAVMAEEESEFLEAYAGIKTAYKAAMTQVDLAVSHEEQESPGQAIEAYELAMRMIEDTFGIPVGLPNEIDTVQTEWNDACALIQKLKSAETELRYRLKILRSQNQSIDDSAVEATEESRAEVDAKRPPLLAENPSTQYDIANASGAPKTYRELAAGLRELLAVRDAHVLLDELFRAQVKMYRIEASGSVTSMSGSSTMSLVMCTVGGKWKYLSGIYFIQCSMPNEGAAGIWLYPLVPSITNCYRTEYGAFIFPDMECQQPGNAFGLMLTKEGQTSRTEDELEDLQQFFLDLLEAVLAGTVEQLKSPTSQRAGLASDTVSGSEQVSRHIVSAADFIASNLVRGAEKTGGFMLRSTPYIISKMTPASVDAQVPSSVQTSVEVAQKVSHAAAGVTGWIAGKVGMASMAVGRYLAPHIQEQGSKLLQKGFGYDTSEANSTMEGAMTIAAGAVEGVSTVFDGLETSAKILGSSLSENSVKIIEHKWVGFGFLMPNRFHYALSSELKIWPAVGESG, encoded by the exons ATGAATCTCTGCCAGCAA ATATTCAAGGCCGTGATGGCGGAGGAGGAAAGCGAATTCCTGGAAGCCTATGCTGGCATCAAAACAGCCTACAAAGCGGCCATGACACAGGTGGACCTTGCCGTAAGTCACGAGGAGCAGGAATCCCCCGGCCAGGCCATTGAGGCCTACGAGCTGGCCATGCGTATGATAGAGGACACCTTCGGCATTCCAGTAGGTCTTCCCAACGAGATCGACACCGTGCAGACGGAGTGGAACGACGCCTGTGCGCTCATCCAAAAGCTCAAGAGCGCTGAAACGGAATTGAGATATCGCCTCAAAATTCTGCGATCCCAGAACCAATCCATTGATGATTCAGCCGTGGAGGCCACGGAGGAAAGTCGAGCAGAGGTGGATGCAAAGAGGCCCCCGTTGCTGGCGGAAAACCCCTCCACGCAATATGACATAGCCAATGCTAGCGGAGCACCAAAAACGTACAGAGAGCTCGCTGCCGGCTTGCGGGAGCTCTTAGCCGTTCGGGACGCCCATGTCCTGCTGGATGAGCTCTTCCGGGCACAGGTCAAAATGTACCGGATCGAAGCCAGTGGATCTGTTACCTCCATGAGCGGCTCGTCCACAATGTCATTGGTAATGTGCACCGTTGGTGGCAAATGGAAGTACCTCAGTGGCATCTACTTCATTCAGTGCTCCATGCCAAATGAGGGGGCTGCAGGGATTTGGCTTTACCCCCTGGTTCCCTCGATCACCAACTGCTACCGAACAGAGTACGGAGCCTTTATTTTTCCGGATATGGAGTGCCAGCAGCCGGGCAATGCGTTTGGTTTAATGCTAACGAAGGAGGGCCAGACTTCGCGAACGGAGGACGAACTAGAGGATCTTCAGCAGTTCTTTCTTGACCTTTTGGAGGCCGTACTCGCTGGCACGGTGGAGCAGCTGAAATCTCCGACCTCCCAACGTGCTGGCCTCGCTTCAGATACCGTTTCCGGATCGGAGCAGGTGTCCAGACACATTGTGAGTGCGGCTGATTTCATTGCTAGTAACCTGGTACGGGGTGCCGAGAAGACAGGAGGCTTTATGCTTAGGAGTACTCCGTATATTATTTCCAAGATGACGCCAGCCTCGGTGGATGCTCAGGTGCCCAGCTCCGTCCAAACTTCAG TTGAGGTGGCCCAAAAGGTGTCGCACGCCGCAGCCGGAGTGACAGGATGGATAGCTGGAAAGGTGGGCATGGCTTCAATGGCAGTCGGCCGCTACCTGGCTCCTCACATTCAGGAGCAAGGCTCTAAGCTGCTGCAGAAGGGATTCGGCTACGACACCAGCGAGGCTAATAGCACCATGGAGGGCGCCATGACCATCGCGGCAGGAGCCGTGGAAGGAGTGAGCACCGTGTTCGATGGCCTCGAAACTTCCGCCAAGATCCTGGGCTCCAGCCTCAGTGAAAACTCCGTCAAGATAATCGAACACAAGTGGGTTGGCTTTGGCTTCTTAATGCCGAACAGATTTCATTATGCATTGTCGTCCGAATTGAAA ATATGGCCAGCAGTCGGGGAATCTGGCTAG
- the LOC6613853 gene encoding protein spartin isoform X3 has protein sequence MNLCQQIFKAVMAEEESEFLEAYAGIKTAYKAAMTQVDLAVSHEEQESPGQAIEAYELAMRMIEDTFGIPVGLPNEIDTVQTEWNDACALIQKLKSAETELRYRLKILRSQNQSIDDSAVEATEESRAEVDAKRPPLLAENPSTQYDIANASGAPKTYRELAAGLRELLAVRDAHVLLDELFRAQVKMYRIEASGSVTSMSGSSTMSLVMCTVGGKWKYLSGIYFIQCSMPNEGAAGIWLYPLVPSITNCYRTEYGAFIFPDMECQQPGNAFGLMLTKEGQTSRTEDELEDLQQFFLDLLEAVLAGTVEQLKSPTSQRAGLASDTVSGSEQVSRHIVSAADFIASNLVRGAEKTGGFMLRSTPYIISKMTPASVDAQVPSSVQTSVLHLCSL, from the exons ATGAATCTCTGCCAGCAA ATATTCAAGGCCGTGATGGCGGAGGAGGAAAGCGAATTCCTGGAAGCCTATGCTGGCATCAAAACAGCCTACAAAGCGGCCATGACACAGGTGGACCTTGCCGTAAGTCACGAGGAGCAGGAATCCCCCGGCCAGGCCATTGAGGCCTACGAGCTGGCCATGCGTATGATAGAGGACACCTTCGGCATTCCAGTAGGTCTTCCCAACGAGATCGACACCGTGCAGACGGAGTGGAACGACGCCTGTGCGCTCATCCAAAAGCTCAAGAGCGCTGAAACGGAATTGAGATATCGCCTCAAAATTCTGCGATCCCAGAACCAATCCATTGATGATTCAGCCGTGGAGGCCACGGAGGAAAGTCGAGCAGAGGTGGATGCAAAGAGGCCCCCGTTGCTGGCGGAAAACCCCTCCACGCAATATGACATAGCCAATGCTAGCGGAGCACCAAAAACGTACAGAGAGCTCGCTGCCGGCTTGCGGGAGCTCTTAGCCGTTCGGGACGCCCATGTCCTGCTGGATGAGCTCTTCCGGGCACAGGTCAAAATGTACCGGATCGAAGCCAGTGGATCTGTTACCTCCATGAGCGGCTCGTCCACAATGTCATTGGTAATGTGCACCGTTGGTGGCAAATGGAAGTACCTCAGTGGCATCTACTTCATTCAGTGCTCCATGCCAAATGAGGGGGCTGCAGGGATTTGGCTTTACCCCCTGGTTCCCTCGATCACCAACTGCTACCGAACAGAGTACGGAGCCTTTATTTTTCCGGATATGGAGTGCCAGCAGCCGGGCAATGCGTTTGGTTTAATGCTAACGAAGGAGGGCCAGACTTCGCGAACGGAGGACGAACTAGAGGATCTTCAGCAGTTCTTTCTTGACCTTTTGGAGGCCGTACTCGCTGGCACGGTGGAGCAGCTGAAATCTCCGACCTCCCAACGTGCTGGCCTCGCTTCAGATACCGTTTCCGGATCGGAGCAGGTGTCCAGACACATTGTGAGTGCGGCTGATTTCATTGCTAGTAACCTGGTACGGGGTGCCGAGAAGACAGGAGGCTTTATGCTTAGGAGTACTCCGTATATTATTTCCAAGATGACGCCAGCCTCGGTGGATGCTCAGGTGCCCAGCTCCGTCCAAACTTCAG TTCTACACTTGTGTTCTTTATAG
- the LOC6613853 gene encoding protein spartin isoform X1 — protein sequence MAEEESEFLEAYAGIKTAYKAAMTQVDLAVSHEEQESPGQAIEAYELAMRMIEDTFGIPVGLPNEIDTVQTEWNDACALIQKLKSAETELRYRLKILRSQNQSIDDSAVEATEESRAEVDAKRPPLLAENPSTQYDIANASGAPKTYRELAAGLRELLAVRDAHVLLDELFRAQVKMYRIEASGSVTSMSGSSTMSLVMCTVGGKWKYLSGIYFIQCSMPNEGAAGIWLYPLVPSITNCYRTEYGAFIFPDMECQQPGNAFGLMLTKEGQTSRTEDELEDLQQFFLDLLEAVLAGTVEQLKSPTSQRAGLASDTVSGSEQVSRHIVSAADFIASNLVRGAEKTGGFMLRSTPYIISKMTPASVDAQVPSSVQTSVEVAQKVSHAAAGVTGWIAGKVGMASMAVGRYLAPHIQEQGSKLLQKGFGYDTSEANSTMEGAMTIAAGAVEGVSTVFDGLETSAKILGSSLSENSVKIIEHKYGQQSGNLASGTFDTVGNVFVVSQNVNYITPKGIAKKMVKRTGEAVVSDYKRDLRKSESHYINAGSLYPDLRALKE from the exons ATGGCGGAGGAGGAAAGCGAATTCCTGGAAGCCTATGCTGGCATCAAAACAGCCTACAAAGCGGCCATGACACAGGTGGACCTTGCCGTAAGTCACGAGGAGCAGGAATCCCCCGGCCAGGCCATTGAGGCCTACGAGCTGGCCATGCGTATGATAGAGGACACCTTCGGCATTCCAGTAGGTCTTCCCAACGAGATCGACACCGTGCAGACGGAGTGGAACGACGCCTGTGCGCTCATCCAAAAGCTCAAGAGCGCTGAAACGGAATTGAGATATCGCCTCAAAATTCTGCGATCCCAGAACCAATCCATTGATGATTCAGCCGTGGAGGCCACGGAGGAAAGTCGAGCAGAGGTGGATGCAAAGAGGCCCCCGTTGCTGGCGGAAAACCCCTCCACGCAATATGACATAGCCAATGCTAGCGGAGCACCAAAAACGTACAGAGAGCTCGCTGCCGGCTTGCGGGAGCTCTTAGCCGTTCGGGACGCCCATGTCCTGCTGGATGAGCTCTTCCGGGCACAGGTCAAAATGTACCGGATCGAAGCCAGTGGATCTGTTACCTCCATGAGCGGCTCGTCCACAATGTCATTGGTAATGTGCACCGTTGGTGGCAAATGGAAGTACCTCAGTGGCATCTACTTCATTCAGTGCTCCATGCCAAATGAGGGGGCTGCAGGGATTTGGCTTTACCCCCTGGTTCCCTCGATCACCAACTGCTACCGAACAGAGTACGGAGCCTTTATTTTTCCGGATATGGAGTGCCAGCAGCCGGGCAATGCGTTTGGTTTAATGCTAACGAAGGAGGGCCAGACTTCGCGAACGGAGGACGAACTAGAGGATCTTCAGCAGTTCTTTCTTGACCTTTTGGAGGCCGTACTCGCTGGCACGGTGGAGCAGCTGAAATCTCCGACCTCCCAACGTGCTGGCCTCGCTTCAGATACCGTTTCCGGATCGGAGCAGGTGTCCAGACACATTGTGAGTGCGGCTGATTTCATTGCTAGTAACCTGGTACGGGGTGCCGAGAAGACAGGAGGCTTTATGCTTAGGAGTACTCCGTATATTATTTCCAAGATGACGCCAGCCTCGGTGGATGCTCAGGTGCCCAGCTCCGTCCAAACTTCAG TTGAGGTGGCCCAAAAGGTGTCGCACGCCGCAGCCGGAGTGACAGGATGGATAGCTGGAAAGGTGGGCATGGCTTCAATGGCAGTCGGCCGCTACCTGGCTCCTCACATTCAGGAGCAAGGCTCTAAGCTGCTGCAGAAGGGATTCGGCTACGACACCAGCGAGGCTAATAGCACCATGGAGGGCGCCATGACCATCGCGGCAGGAGCCGTGGAAGGAGTGAGCACCGTGTTCGATGGCCTCGAAACTTCCGCCAAGATCCTGGGCTCCAGCCTCAGTGAAAACTCCGTCAAGATAATCGAACACAA ATATGGCCAGCAGTCGGGGAATCTGGCTAGTGGCACCTTTGACACGGTGGGCAACGTTTTCGTGGTCAGTCAGAACGTGAACTACATAACTCCGAAGGGCATTGCCAAGAAAATGGTCAAACGAACCGGAGAAGCTGTGGTCAGCGACTACAAGCGAGACTTACGCAAATCGGAATCTCATTATATTAATGCCGGATCTCTCTATCCGGATCTTCGGGCTTTGAAGGAATAG
- the LOC6613854 gene encoding uncharacterized protein LOC6613854, giving the protein MGTVSNVLYLVLFFRIALELGSINASRFKFTNFVCDSVNETWLAVHQCRLKAIRRGTTTLSFNGTLLKKVSKFRVHGQIFKRANGFKPWLYNITFDGCRFLRKPYEPPVIVVFNLLKSFSNLNFTCPYMGPVYIMGLHIIGEQIPVPLPTGEYLIQIKWYIRKTLFLSTGIRFAFEENFSSY; this is encoded by the exons ATGGGGACCGTTTCAAACGTTTTATATTTAGTCCTATTCTTCCGTATTGCCCTCGAACTTGGTTCTATT AATGCTTCCAGATTTAAGTTTACCAACTTTGTGTGTGATTCAGTGAATGAAACTTGGCTGGCCGTGCATCAGTGTCGTTTAAAGGCAATTCGAAGGGGCACAACGACATTGAGTTTTAATGGAACTTTGCTTAAAAAAGTCTCAAAGTTTCGAGTCCATGGCCAAATTTTCAAGCGGGCCAATGGCTTTAAGCCGTGGCTCTACAACATCACCTTTGATGGTTGTCGATTTTTGCGAAAGCCCTATGAACCGCCAGTCATAGTTGTTTTTAATCTATTAAAATCCTTttctaatttgaatttcacatGTCCCTATATG GGTCCAGTGTATATAATGGGATTGCACATCATAGGAGAACAGATTCCGGTGCCACTCCCCACTGGGGAATACTTAATACAGATAAAATGGTATATTCGTAAGACACTTTTCCTATCGACGGGCATACGATTTGCCTTTGAGGAGAACTTCTCATCTTATTAA